In Synechococcus sp. CB0101, a genomic segment contains:
- a CDS encoding HigA family addiction module antitoxin, whose product MTPERVPSPGELLRTELERRGWSQSKLALLCGVSMTTVNRVISNRRGITPRLDAVLHRVLGSEPGYWLACNQRYRRSLGVRSAG is encoded by the coding sequence TTGACCCCGGAACGTGTCCCCTCGCCCGGTGAGCTGCTCCGGACTGAGCTCGAGCGCAGAGGCTGGAGTCAGTCGAAGCTCGCGCTGCTCTGCGGCGTGAGCATGACCACTGTCAATCGGGTGATCAGCAACCGGCGTGGCATTACACCTCGACTCGATGCGGTGTTGCATCGCGTGCTGGGGAGTGAGCCGGGTTACTGGTTGGCGTGCAATCAGCGCTATCGCCGTTCACTGGGTGTGCGCAGTGCTGGTTAG